In Lentibacillus amyloliquefaciens, one DNA window encodes the following:
- a CDS encoding ROK family protein: MKFRLGIDVGGTNTDGVLLDRNMNVVHSLKTPTTGDVETGIYNTINQLVTNAQADVENIEFAMLGTTQCTNAIVERKNLNKVAIIRIGAPAGTAIKPLAGVPDDLKAILGNYTYMVEGGHEFNGDEISSLNEDKIRLIAEEIKGSVDSIAVTSIFSPVSKSHETQTEEILREVLGDDISVSLSSEVGSMGLLERENATILNASIINVAKKTAEGFEKALNTKGIDAKVFFCQNDGTLMSKDYTLKYPILTVACGPTNSLRGASFLSDNKDAIIVDVGGTTTDIGVLTKGFPRQSSIAVELGGVRTNFRMPDIHSIGLGGGTIIHLEDDDQFKIGPDSVGHRIQEEALVFGGSTLTATDVAVALGKVTLGNPENVNHLNRDLLTAIYQRMTEMVEESIDKIKTSADNMPVALVGGGNVLFPDKLKGAAEVYKPENGGVANAIGSAISQISGEIEKIYAISPENREEILNSAKDLAINETVKAGADSENVEIVDIENVPLAYLPGNATRVKIKAAGDLAI; encoded by the coding sequence ATGAAGTTTCGTTTAGGCATTGATGTCGGTGGTACCAATACAGACGGTGTCCTGTTAGACAGAAATATGAATGTCGTTCATTCTTTAAAAACCCCAACAACAGGTGACGTTGAAACAGGAATCTATAATACAATCAATCAGCTTGTTACAAATGCGCAAGCAGATGTTGAAAATATTGAATTTGCGATGCTTGGCACAACCCAGTGTACCAATGCGATTGTGGAAAGAAAGAATTTGAATAAAGTCGCCATTATTCGTATTGGTGCGCCTGCCGGAACTGCCATTAAACCACTTGCAGGCGTTCCGGACGATTTAAAAGCCATTCTGGGGAATTATACGTATATGGTAGAAGGTGGTCACGAGTTTAACGGTGATGAAATTTCATCCTTAAATGAAGATAAAATTCGCTTAATCGCTGAAGAAATAAAAGGCAGCGTCGATTCCATCGCAGTCACTTCAATCTTTTCACCGGTGAGTAAAAGTCACGAAACACAAACCGAGGAAATTTTACGGGAAGTATTGGGCGATGATATTTCGGTTTCGCTTTCCAGTGAAGTCGGAAGCATGGGCTTATTAGAGCGTGAAAATGCAACTATATTAAACGCTTCGATTATTAATGTCGCCAAAAAGACTGCTGAAGGGTTTGAGAAAGCATTAAACACAAAAGGAATTGATGCAAAAGTTTTCTTCTGCCAAAATGATGGCACATTAATGTCCAAAGATTATACCTTAAAATATCCGATATTAACTGTTGCGTGCGGTCCAACGAACAGTTTGCGCGGTGCATCTTTCTTATCAGATAACAAAGATGCGATCATTGTTGATGTCGGCGGGACAACGACAGACATCGGCGTATTGACAAAAGGCTTCCCAAGACAGTCCTCCATTGCGGTTGAACTTGGCGGCGTCCGTACTAATTTCCGCATGCCTGATATTCATTCCATCGGCCTGGGTGGCGGCACGATCATTCACCTTGAAGATGATGATCAATTCAAGATAGGACCCGATAGCGTCGGACACCGAATCCAGGAGGAAGCTCTGGTATTTGGCGGTTCCACCCTTACAGCTACGGATGTTGCCGTTGCGCTTGGGAAAGTAACGCTCGGGAACCCTGAAAATGTAAATCACTTGAACCGCGACTTGTTAACTGCCATTTATCAGCGCATGACAGAAATGGTGGAAGAGTCGATTGATAAAATAAAAACAAGTGCTGACAATATGCCGGTTGCTCTAGTCGGGGGCGGAAACGTATTATTTCCGGACAAATTAAAAGGTGCGGCCGAGGTATATAAACCTGAAAACGGCGGCGTGGCAAATGCCATTGGGTCCGCCATTTCACAAATCAGCGGTGAAATTGAGAAAATTTACGCCATCAGCCCAGAGAACCGGGAAGAGATTCTAAACAGTGCTAAAGATCTCGCAATCAACGAAACAGTCAAGGCTGGTGCCGATAGCGAAAATGTCGAAATTGTTGATATTGAAAATGTACCGTTAGCTTATCTGCCGGGAAATGCAACAAGAGTTAAAATAAAAGCTGCTGGAGATCTAGCGATATAG
- a CDS encoding purine-cytosine permease family protein, with protein MDKDQKLIEDYELAPVPDEKRQGWFKQMLVWIGGIVALSATALGGALGSGMGLTDAIIASVIGTFLLSILSALCCIVGAKTGLSTALVSSFALGRYGSMIVSVIIAISLFGWFGVQLDLFGSSLNKVINDVFGVNIAPGILMIIGGALMTLTACIGYRAIEKLSTFAVPLLAILLIGSVYMTSKNFTFEELNQMPLTSDPLTIGMAISSIIGSLAVGAIIGPDISRYAKSAKDAAISAVLSYFIGYCIVLIIAATLAKATSEVDVVAIMIGIGWGTGGMLVLILAQWTTNNTNIYSSALGFSVIFKKIPKYILTIIAGMIGTIFAISGIYDHFIPFLNVLSVLIPPIGGIYTADFIFRHREYNFDNIHQIPNMRVQSLITWFAAAMLAFMTTPSPTGFGLFTITGAPGIDSFLAAFIIQLIIGFMYKNKELTVKGDAA; from the coding sequence ATGGATAAAGATCAGAAATTAATAGAAGATTATGAGTTGGCCCCGGTTCCTGATGAGAAAAGACAAGGCTGGTTTAAACAAATGTTGGTCTGGATTGGGGGAATTGTTGCTTTATCTGCAACGGCACTAGGGGGAGCTTTAGGCAGTGGAATGGGATTAACGGATGCCATCATTGCTTCAGTTATAGGAACATTTCTTTTATCCATTTTAAGTGCCCTTTGTTGTATTGTCGGGGCTAAAACGGGGCTGTCGACAGCGTTAGTATCATCCTTTGCACTGGGAAGATATGGATCAATGATTGTATCGGTTATTATTGCGATATCATTATTTGGCTGGTTCGGTGTTCAGTTGGATTTATTTGGCTCAAGTCTGAATAAAGTGATTAACGATGTGTTCGGAGTCAATATTGCACCCGGCATCCTCATGATCATCGGCGGCGCACTGATGACACTAACCGCATGCATCGGCTACCGGGCAATCGAGAAACTGAGTACATTTGCTGTGCCGTTGCTTGCCATATTATTAATTGGCTCAGTTTACATGACAAGTAAAAATTTCACATTTGAAGAACTGAATCAAATGCCATTGACATCAGATCCGTTGACGATAGGAATGGCCATTTCATCTATCATTGGATCACTGGCCGTTGGCGCGATTATTGGCCCGGATATTTCCAGATATGCCAAATCCGCTAAAGATGCAGCCATTTCAGCAGTTCTCAGCTATTTTATAGGTTACTGTATTGTTTTAATCATTGCAGCGACCCTGGCCAAGGCAACAAGTGAAGTGGATGTTGTTGCCATCATGATTGGCATCGGCTGGGGGACCGGCGGCATGCTTGTTTTGATTCTTGCGCAATGGACAACGAATAACACGAATATATATTCTTCGGCATTAGGGTTTTCAGTGATATTCAAAAAGATTCCAAAATATATTCTGACGATCATTGCAGGTATGATTGGAACAATTTTTGCTATTTCGGGCATTTACGATCATTTTATTCCATTTTTAAATGTCCTGAGTGTTCTTATACCACCTATCGGAGGTATTTACACAGCTGACTTTATCTTTAGACATCGGGAGTATAACTTTGACAATATTCATCAGATCCCGAATATGCGGGTGCAAAGTCTGATTACTTGGTTTGCTGCGGCAATGCTGGCATTTATGACAACGCCAAGTCCAACCGGTTTTGGCTTATTTACAATCACCGGTGCGCCGGGAATCGATTCCTTTTTAGCAGCGTTTATCATCCAATTGATTATTGGTTTTATGTATAAAAATAAAGAATTAACTGTCAAGGGGGATGCAGCATGA
- a CDS encoding TetR/AcrR family transcriptional regulator: MTRDKIIEATIENFSEYGYQGTSMRKIAEKVGIKPASIYYFFSNKQELFIQAIRDILRHHFANMKRAYEAHESNSINTLFSELFNRIVFHHTQNEEETKAYIMMVTSPIPDIKNEVRQYLEEYDAWLVDHLTHIIRIRYPHFNNSEIEAIIDYFIFIGNGLFWSVIIYDRKTIDKNLKQALHLMNQFLNQATGGEKNG, encoded by the coding sequence ATGACAAGAGATAAGATTATCGAAGCAACCATTGAAAACTTTTCGGAATATGGATATCAAGGAACATCGATGAGAAAAATTGCCGAAAAGGTCGGTATTAAGCCAGCATCCATTTATTATTTCTTTAGCAACAAACAAGAACTCTTTATTCAAGCAATTCGGGATATCCTTCGTCATCACTTTGCCAATATGAAAAGAGCCTATGAAGCTCATGAATCAAACTCAATCAACACTTTATTTTCTGAATTATTCAACAGAATTGTTTTTCATCATACGCAAAATGAGGAAGAAACCAAGGCATATATTATGATGGTTACTTCGCCGATCCCTGATATCAAAAATGAGGTTCGCCAATATTTGGAGGAATACGATGCTTGGCTTGTTGATCACCTAACGCATATCATTCGCATCAGGTATCCGCATTTCAATAACTCAGAAATTGAAGCAATCATTGACTATTTTATCTTTATCGGAAATGGCCTGTTCTGGAGCGTTATTATTTACGACCGGAAAACAATTGACAAGAATCTTAAGCAGGCACTCCATTTAATGAATCAATTTTTAAATCAAGCCACAGGGGGTGAGAAAAATGGATAA
- a CDS encoding DUF917 domain-containing protein — MRLIGKEEIENIAVGAALLGTGGGGDPFVGKMMALQAVEEHGPVKLLDITEIDDEDVIVPSAMMGAPTVLVEKIPSGNEALEAFRSLEKVLNKEIKATMPIEAGGVNSLLPVALAASTGLPIVDGDGMGRAFPELQMVTFYLNGVSTTPMVLADEKGNSTVLNTVDGKWAEKIARSATMVMGGSVMNAIYPMTGKQVKDASIYRTLTLEEKIGRTIQEAKGNKKNPIEEVLQLLDGMTLFSGKVTDIERRTDGGFVRGTATIEGLDYNKGENGYLEFQNENLLLKTDHDVLCMTPDLICVLDTETALPMTTEGLRYGARATVIGIPADEKWRTEKGIEVAGPRYFGYDYDFIPVETLNERQGE; from the coding sequence ATGAGATTAATTGGAAAAGAAGAAATTGAGAATATCGCAGTTGGTGCAGCATTATTAGGTACCGGCGGCGGGGGTGACCCATTTGTCGGTAAAATGATGGCCCTGCAAGCAGTCGAAGAACATGGACCAGTTAAGTTACTGGATATAACGGAAATAGATGATGAAGACGTCATTGTACCGTCTGCAATGATGGGGGCCCCAACTGTTCTGGTGGAGAAAATCCCAAGCGGCAATGAAGCACTTGAAGCCTTCCGCTCTTTAGAAAAAGTTTTAAACAAAGAAATAAAAGCAACGATGCCGATTGAAGCCGGTGGCGTCAATTCATTACTGCCGGTAGCTCTTGCTGCCAGTACCGGACTGCCTATCGTGGATGGCGATGGTATGGGAAGGGCTTTTCCGGAATTGCAGATGGTCACTTTCTATTTGAACGGTGTCAGCACCACGCCAATGGTTTTAGCCGATGAGAAAGGCAACAGTACCGTTCTGAATACCGTCGATGGCAAATGGGCTGAAAAAATTGCTCGGTCAGCCACAATGGTAATGGGAGGATCTGTCATGAATGCCATCTACCCAATGACAGGGAAACAGGTAAAGGACGCAAGCATTTACCGCACCTTAACATTGGAAGAAAAAATCGGCCGGACCATCCAGGAAGCAAAAGGGAATAAGAAAAACCCGATTGAGGAAGTTTTACAATTATTAGATGGCATGACGTTATTTTCAGGGAAAGTTACCGATATTGAACGAAGGACAGATGGCGGGTTTGTGCGTGGTACGGCAACCATTGAAGGACTGGATTACAACAAAGGTGAGAATGGCTATTTGGAATTTCAAAATGAAAACCTGTTACTCAAAACAGATCATGATGTTCTATGCATGACCCCTGATTTAATTTGTGTTCTCGATACGGAAACCGCACTTCCAATGACAACAGAAGGATTGCGATATGGTGCACGAGCAACGGTGATTGGCATACCGGCCGATGAAAAGTGGCGCACGGAAAAAGGGATTGAAGTAGCTGGTCCGCGCTACTTTGGCTATGATTACGATTTTATACCAGTCGAAACACTAAATGAAAGGCAGGGGGAGTAA
- a CDS encoding serine hydrolase, whose protein sequence is MRRTSIVVLVLVLLLSLSFSPVYAETGQNKLSHGSPQSVGMDKAKLTEINGIVQEAIDDQVTPGAVVLIAKDGKIILENAYGYAKKYDMGALLKNPEKMKKKTIFDLASVTKVMGTTQGIMKLVSEGKISVDDKVSEYIPGFAKNGKGAITIEDLLTHTSGLTPWKPTYLYADNPEEVLNYINNLSLEYVTGTDRRYSDFSFMTLAFVIENVTNQRLDEYLQENIYKPLKMKDTMFNAVENTNKKIAATSFGNVYEYKMIDDSNFGYYVEEDADEFAQWRNYTLQGEVNDGNSYYANNGVAGHAGLFSTARDLAVLGQTMLNNGNYGKIDLYNKKVIREFTSQQRFGQGYGWEKNKEWYMGNKHSAQAYGHTGFTGTQVMFDPKYNLQIIVLTNKQNNGPLENGSYPSTGALSKQIANTVYSSIDE, encoded by the coding sequence ATGAGAAGAACTTCTATCGTTGTATTGGTTTTAGTACTATTGTTATCTCTTTCGTTTAGCCCTGTCTATGCTGAAACCGGACAAAACAAATTGAGCCATGGATCTCCACAAAGTGTCGGCATGGATAAAGCAAAGTTAACCGAAATTAATGGTATTGTACAAGAAGCTATCGACGACCAAGTAACTCCGGGTGCTGTCGTTCTTATTGCAAAAGACGGTAAAATTATATTAGAAAATGCTTACGGTTATGCAAAAAAATACGATATGGGTGCATTATTAAAAAATCCGGAAAAAATGAAGAAAAAAACGATATTTGACCTTGCGTCTGTCACGAAGGTAATGGGCACAACACAAGGGATTATGAAACTTGTCTCAGAAGGAAAAATTTCTGTAGATGATAAAGTTTCCGAATATATCCCTGGGTTTGCCAAAAACGGTAAAGGTGCAATAACAATCGAAGACTTATTAACACATACGTCTGGTTTAACCCCTTGGAAGCCAACCTATTTATATGCGGATAATCCTGAGGAAGTACTGAATTATATCAACAATCTTTCTCTTGAATATGTGACTGGCACTGATCGCCGCTACAGCGATTTCAGCTTTATGACCCTCGCATTCGTAATTGAAAATGTTACCAATCAGAGACTGGATGAATACTTACAAGAAAATATTTATAAACCTTTAAAAATGAAAGATACAATGTTTAACGCTGTGGAAAATACAAACAAAAAAATCGCTGCGACGTCTTTTGGAAATGTCTATGAATACAAAATGATAGATGACTCCAATTTTGGCTACTATGTAGAGGAAGATGCTGATGAGTTTGCTCAATGGAGGAATTACACGCTTCAGGGTGAAGTTAATGACGGAAACAGCTATTATGCAAACAACGGCGTGGCAGGTCATGCCGGTCTTTTTTCAACTGCACGTGACCTTGCAGTTCTTGGACAGACAATGCTGAACAATGGCAATTACGGAAAAATAGATTTATATAACAAAAAGGTGATAAGGGAATTTACATCTCAGCAGCGATTTGGTCAAGGTTACGGTTGGGAGAAGAATAAGGAATGGTACATGGGGAATAAACATTCAGCACAAGCCTATGGTCATACAGGATTTACAGGTACACAAGTAATGTTTGATCCTAAATACAATCTTCAAATCATTGTACTTACTAACAAACAAAATAATGGACCTCTCGAAAATGGATCCTATCCAAGTACAGGTGCACTTTCAAAGCAAATTGCAAATACTGTTTATAGTTCGATTGATGAATAA